A stretch of Myxococcus hansupus DNA encodes these proteins:
- a CDS encoding ExeA family protein, whose protein sequence is MTTYLDFFELTQEPFSNAPVSRFYYNSAQHSQALTRLMHAVSYMKGLSILVGDIGAGKTTLARRMLDSLPESEYEAALLVIIHSGITANWLLRRIALQLGVENPAQEKLALLSQLYQRLLQIYESGKKAVVLIDEAQMLETRELMEEFRGLLNLEVPERKLISFVFFGLPEIEKNLKLDAPLAQRVAMRYRLEPFTAESTEAYVKHRLRLAGCPRMPFSPEALLAVHQHSSGSPRVINTLCDNALFEAFLAREQTVSAELVHRIGKNLGLLGVNTATGQAAERPNAPASALPRTTSSKVDLAEIDRYLEGLGKL, encoded by the coding sequence ATGACTACGTACCTGGACTTCTTCGAGCTGACCCAGGAGCCCTTCTCCAACGCTCCGGTCAGCCGCTTCTATTACAACTCCGCCCAGCACTCGCAGGCGCTCACCCGGTTGATGCACGCGGTGAGCTACATGAAGGGCCTGTCCATCCTCGTCGGTGACATCGGCGCGGGAAAGACGACGCTGGCCCGCCGCATGCTCGACTCGCTTCCGGAGTCCGAGTACGAGGCCGCGCTGCTGGTCATCATCCACTCGGGCATCACCGCCAACTGGCTGCTGCGCCGCATCGCGCTCCAACTGGGCGTGGAGAACCCCGCGCAGGAGAAGCTGGCGCTGCTGTCGCAGCTCTACCAGCGGCTGCTCCAAATCTATGAGTCCGGCAAGAAGGCCGTCGTGCTCATCGACGAGGCGCAGATGCTGGAGACGCGCGAGCTGATGGAGGAGTTCCGGGGGCTGCTCAACCTGGAAGTCCCCGAGCGCAAGCTCATCTCCTTCGTCTTCTTCGGCCTGCCGGAGATTGAAAAGAACCTGAAGCTGGACGCGCCGCTCGCGCAGCGCGTGGCCATGCGCTACCGGCTGGAGCCCTTCACCGCCGAGTCCACCGAGGCCTACGTCAAGCACCGCCTCCGGCTCGCGGGTTGCCCGCGGATGCCCTTCAGTCCCGAGGCGCTGCTGGCCGTACACCAGCACTCCTCCGGCTCGCCCCGCGTCATCAACACCCTGTGTGACAACGCGCTCTTCGAGGCGTTCCTGGCGCGCGAGCAGACGGTGTCCGCGGAGCTGGTCCACCGCATCGGGAAGAACCTGGGCCTGCTCGGGGTGAACACGGCCACCGGGCAGGCAGCCGAGCGGCCGAACGCTCCCGCGTCGGCGCTCCCCAGGACGACGAGCAGCAAGGTGGACCTCGCGGAGATCGACCGCTACCTCGAAGGGCTGGGTAAACTGTAG
- a CDS encoding translocation/assembly module TamB domain-containing protein, with product MSSQSRHGARRALLLVLLVLSGSVLLLRMPETWELACTLGRRHLPEVMGLDVGLGRCELDPLGSRVVVHGFSLFLPGTDTPLVAVDRAEVQLGFLQPLRGRLTLASVKASRPRVVLDLSRPSAPKEPKPAFCFLEPLEHLRVAKLDIAGAELRLALPEGRRVEVDELNVHWDEQWGVIELDVEARRGLVRLGPDGRELTLGQLVVAGALDPDEALLELERAEVSLDDITTTVSGRVDSLCSPRLALDAQVFLPLRSLYQARLIPSPATGHLWTRVSIAGKAESPAVSLELSGNSLGYAQFGPTNLSARLSYSGDEVLLEDVTIPVGAGKVHATGRLGLTPTFPLEVTLATEDASLGRILDRAGVKGSWVDFPATLDAHLTGNLLPKFSLSGPLDLRTGRFVLATHAFDTQPRDGLTILSFEKGRAQAQVKIQPDRVAFSNVSVETGHSKVTADVALLLSGGLGLDIHGKGDVDLADFGHIAGLPWAGRGSATYTITGPAADVKVEAGLSFRDFEFWNLSLGVLQGKLGYKDNVLTFPSFSGQKGRTPYYGKAGVNFGRLLNLRLEVNVPQGRSEDLVDVVAGLSPSLAVMQGTLGGTVSGRVEVDSPVEKLEGLVAFDLKDTTYYGRRMGDGETRLRFVDGKAMVLERTTLTGPLGRTWAEGTFTFAGGLDYRFGGDGLSLAEAVDPELAGRMGIQGTMVMDGVVSGTADVPVVDMTLRAPRVTFAERNLGAMDLTGKMVGKNFEVWGHPFRDAKGRILMKVQEGWPYEAQGSFALPEIRPLLPDAPMWAGVSGSLAGTVTSKGLLLELAGSQVNATVERLALSRDDLRGENAGPIVLAYAGGRTDVQPFRFKGQHVDLTLGGWMSQRGLDVTLRGGLDVRLLESLMPSMVERASGRVTVDAGASGTLDKPSVMGTAELFDMRLAMRDWPVQVRNMSGRVEMTGQRVLVEHLQGQINEGRVSARGDVRLERFLPKRLGLTVQLDEVPYRFTEDLPATYSGLLQVVGPPKGFTVTGGIDIVKMRYQKALDVESLLKTLQKRTSHPAALSSASASGEPPKPWVLWDVNVHFGDVRVDNNLAKARLLGDVRLTGTDLRPGLLGRVELAEGSQAFFRNNPFTINQGQLEFQDATQIDPVFEVQAQTLVREFVVRLHAFGKVADPQILLSSEPALVEGDIISLLTLGFTSSDQDTAASAGAGLAAEALFNVSGLDRQLQRFLPSNPVLRDLSLQISTTYNDATRQAEPTAQLESKFLSEQLKIGMTQPVSGRGTRARAEYRFDDRLSAQAQWDNENNEASFGNLGLELKLSWEVE from the coding sequence TTGTCCTCTCAGAGCCGCCACGGTGCGCGCAGGGCGCTGCTGTTGGTGCTCCTCGTCTTGTCGGGGAGCGTGCTCCTGTTGCGCATGCCGGAGACCTGGGAGCTGGCCTGCACGTTGGGCCGCAGGCACCTGCCGGAAGTGATGGGGTTGGATGTCGGGCTCGGCCGCTGCGAGTTGGATCCGCTCGGCTCCCGCGTGGTGGTGCACGGCTTCTCGCTCTTCCTTCCGGGCACGGATACGCCGCTGGTGGCGGTGGACCGGGCGGAGGTGCAGCTTGGATTCCTGCAGCCCCTGCGCGGCCGGCTGACGCTGGCGAGCGTGAAGGCGTCGCGTCCTCGGGTGGTGCTCGACCTGTCGCGACCGAGCGCGCCGAAGGAGCCAAAGCCGGCCTTCTGTTTCCTGGAGCCGTTGGAGCACCTGCGCGTGGCGAAGCTGGACATCGCCGGCGCAGAGCTGCGGCTCGCGCTGCCAGAGGGGCGGCGCGTGGAGGTGGACGAGCTGAACGTCCATTGGGACGAACAGTGGGGCGTCATCGAGCTCGACGTGGAGGCCCGGCGTGGGCTCGTACGCCTGGGGCCGGATGGGCGGGAGCTGACGCTGGGGCAGCTCGTGGTCGCGGGCGCGCTCGACCCGGATGAAGCCCTGTTGGAGCTGGAGCGCGCGGAGGTGTCACTGGACGACATCACCACCACCGTGTCGGGCCGCGTGGACTCGCTGTGTTCGCCGCGGCTGGCCCTGGACGCGCAGGTGTTCCTCCCGCTGCGCTCGCTCTATCAGGCCCGGTTGATTCCCAGTCCCGCGACGGGACACCTCTGGACGCGTGTCTCCATCGCGGGAAAGGCGGAGTCCCCCGCGGTGTCCCTGGAGCTGTCGGGCAACAGCCTGGGCTATGCGCAGTTCGGGCCGACGAACCTCAGCGCGCGCCTGTCATATTCGGGGGACGAGGTCCTCCTGGAGGACGTCACCATCCCCGTGGGCGCGGGCAAGGTCCACGCGACGGGGCGCCTGGGCCTCACGCCCACCTTCCCGCTGGAGGTGACGCTCGCGACGGAGGACGCGTCGCTGGGCCGCATCCTGGACCGTGCGGGCGTGAAGGGCTCCTGGGTGGACTTCCCGGCGACGCTGGACGCGCACCTGACGGGCAACCTGCTGCCGAAGTTCTCGTTGTCGGGGCCGTTGGACCTGCGCACGGGCCGCTTCGTGCTGGCCACGCACGCATTCGACACGCAGCCCCGAGACGGGCTCACCATCCTGTCCTTCGAGAAGGGACGGGCGCAGGCGCAGGTGAAGATTCAGCCGGACCGCGTGGCCTTCAGCAACGTCTCGGTGGAGACGGGCCACTCGAAGGTGACGGCGGATGTGGCGCTGCTGCTCTCCGGTGGGCTGGGCCTGGACATCCACGGGAAGGGCGACGTGGACCTGGCGGACTTCGGCCACATCGCGGGCCTGCCCTGGGCCGGACGCGGGAGCGCCACGTACACGATTACGGGCCCCGCCGCGGACGTGAAGGTGGAAGCGGGGTTGTCCTTCCGCGACTTCGAGTTCTGGAACCTGTCGCTGGGCGTGCTGCAGGGGAAGCTGGGCTACAAGGACAACGTGCTGACGTTCCCCTCCTTCTCCGGACAGAAGGGGCGCACGCCGTACTACGGCAAGGCCGGGGTGAACTTCGGGCGGCTGCTCAACCTCCGCTTGGAGGTGAATGTCCCGCAGGGCCGCTCCGAGGACCTGGTGGACGTGGTGGCGGGGCTGAGCCCCTCGCTCGCGGTGATGCAGGGCACGTTGGGTGGGACGGTCTCCGGCCGCGTCGAGGTGGACAGCCCCGTGGAGAAGCTGGAGGGGCTGGTGGCCTTCGACCTGAAGGACACCACCTACTACGGGCGGCGCATGGGCGACGGGGAGACCCGGCTGCGCTTCGTGGACGGCAAGGCCATGGTGCTGGAGCGCACCACCCTCACGGGCCCGTTGGGCCGCACGTGGGCGGAGGGCACGTTCACCTTCGCGGGCGGCCTGGACTACCGCTTCGGAGGTGACGGGCTGTCGCTGGCGGAAGCCGTGGACCCGGAGCTCGCCGGACGCATGGGCATCCAGGGGACGATGGTGATGGACGGCGTCGTGTCCGGCACCGCCGACGTGCCCGTGGTGGACATGACGCTGCGCGCGCCGCGCGTCACCTTCGCCGAGCGGAACCTGGGCGCCATGGACCTCACCGGGAAGATGGTGGGGAAGAACTTCGAGGTGTGGGGCCATCCCTTCCGGGACGCGAAGGGCCGCATCCTCATGAAGGTGCAGGAAGGGTGGCCCTACGAAGCCCAGGGCTCCTTCGCCCTGCCGGAGATTCGCCCGCTGCTGCCGGACGCGCCGATGTGGGCGGGCGTCAGCGGTTCGCTCGCGGGCACGGTGACCTCCAAGGGGTTGCTGCTGGAGCTGGCCGGGTCGCAGGTGAACGCCACCGTGGAGCGGCTGGCCCTCTCGCGCGACGACCTGAGAGGGGAGAACGCCGGGCCCATCGTGCTCGCCTACGCGGGGGGCCGCACGGACGTGCAGCCCTTCCGTTTCAAAGGGCAGCATGTGGACCTGACGCTCGGCGGCTGGATGAGCCAGCGCGGATTGGACGTCACGCTGCGCGGTGGGCTGGACGTGCGCCTGCTGGAGTCGCTGATGCCGTCCATGGTGGAGCGGGCCTCCGGGCGCGTCACCGTGGACGCGGGGGCCTCCGGCACGCTGGACAAGCCCTCCGTGATGGGGACCGCCGAGTTGTTCGACATGCGGCTGGCCATGCGCGACTGGCCCGTCCAGGTGCGCAACATGTCCGGGCGCGTGGAGATGACGGGCCAGCGGGTGCTGGTGGAGCACCTGCAGGGGCAAATCAACGAAGGCCGGGTGTCCGCGCGTGGCGACGTGCGGCTGGAGCGCTTCCTGCCGAAGCGACTGGGCCTCACGGTGCAGTTGGACGAGGTGCCCTACCGCTTCACGGAGGACCTGCCCGCGACCTACTCCGGCCTGCTCCAGGTGGTGGGGCCGCCCAAGGGCTTCACCGTCACCGGCGGCATCGACATCGTGAAGATGCGCTACCAGAAGGCGCTGGACGTGGAGTCGCTGCTGAAGACGCTCCAGAAGCGCACCTCGCACCCGGCGGCGTTGAGCTCCGCGTCCGCTTCGGGCGAGCCGCCCAAGCCCTGGGTCCTCTGGGACGTGAACGTGCACTTCGGTGACGTCCGGGTGGACAACAACCTGGCCAAGGCGCGGCTGCTCGGCGACGTGCGGCTGACGGGGACGGACCTGCGGCCGGGGTTGCTCGGCCGGGTGGAGCTGGCGGAGGGCAGCCAGGCGTTCTTCCGCAACAACCCCTTCACCATCAACCAGGGGCAGCTCGAGTTCCAGGACGCGACGCAAATCGACCCCGTCTTCGAGGTCCAGGCCCAGACGCTGGTGCGTGAGTTCGTCGTCCGGTTGCACGCCTTCGGCAAGGTGGCGGACCCCCAGATTCTGCTTTCATCCGAGCCCGCGCTGGTGGAGGGGGACATCATCTCCCTGCTGACCCTCGGGTTCACCTCCTCGGACCAGGACACGGCGGCCTCGGCGGGCGCCGGGCTGGCGGCCGAGGCCCTCTTCAACGTGTCGGGGCTGGACCGGCAACTCCAGCGGTTCCTTCCCAGCAATCCGGTGTTGAGAGATTTGTCCCTTCAGATTTCGACCACCTATAACGACGCCACCCGGCAAGCGGAGCCGACCGCGCAACTGGAGTCGAAGTTCCTGAGCGAGCAGCTTAAAATCGGCATGACGCAACCCGTGAGCGGGCGCGGCACGCGGGCGCGGGCCGAGTACCGTTTCGATGACCGACTCTCCGCGCAGGCCCAGTGGGACAACGAGAACAACGAAGCCTCGTTTGGAAACCTCGGGCTCGAGCTGAAGCTGAGCTGGGAGGTCGAGTAG